CTATCAATTAATTATCCCTCCTACTATAGAAGACGGCCGAATTGTAGTAATGATTAAAGTGCAGGGACTTGGAGACTACTTGCCCCCGTATGCCGGAAATCTTGATATTATCAATTGTGCCGCCATTGCTACTGCAGAAGAGTATGCTTCAAAGCTGGCGGGCATAGAGAAAGGGGCGTAATCCAGGTGTCCACGGTTCTAATCAGTGATCCAACCCTAAGAGACGGTTCCCATGCCGTACGTCATCAGTTAACCAGAGAACAGATGTATAACTACATGCTCATAGCCGATGCGGCAGGTATTCCGATTATTGAAGTCGGGCACGGCAATGGCCTTGGAGCATCTTCATTGCAATTAGGCGAATCTCTTGTTCGGGATGAAGAAATTTTTGAGCTGGCGTCAAGCACTTTACGTCATACGAAAATAGGAATCCATGTTATACCGGGTGTAGCTACGATAAACGATTTGAAAGCAGCGTTAGACCTGGGTGTGCATGTTGTCAGGGTCGCTTCTCATTGCACTGAAGCCGATATCACTAAGAGGCACATTGAGTATGCCTTGGATAGAGGGCGGGAAGCTTATGGAGTATTGATGATGAGCCATATGGCGTCTATTGAATTACTTACGCAGGAAGCGTTAAAAATGCAATCGTATGGGGCACACGGTGTAATCATTATGGATTCTGCCGGAGTTTATTTGCCGGAAGACGTTATTGAGCGGGTAAAAGCACTCACCGGCACAATAAACATACCTGTAGGGTTTCATGCACATAACAACCTAGGCCATGCCATAGCAAATTCGGTTGCAGCTTTAAGTGGAGGAGCTAGAATACTGGATGGTACGATTCGGGGATTCGGAGCCGGGGCTGGCAATGCCCAATTGGAGGTACTGATCGCAGTATTAAATAGATTGGGCTATACCACTAATATTGACTTATCAAAGCTCCTTGAAGGAGCAAACATTGCAGAGAAGACAATCATCGAAAAAGTACCGACTATCAATTCTACAAGTGTTATAAGCGGATTGGCCGGCGTATTTTCAGGCTTTGCAAAACCTGTTGAACTCTTATCCCAAAAATATAATGTAGACCCCCATAAAGTATTTATGGAGTTAGGAAGAAGAAAAATTATTGCCGGTCAAGAAGATATGATTATTGAAGTTGTACATGAGATCGCCGAATCAGAAGCTGTGGTCTCCAACTAAGTAAGCGGAATCTTAAATAAAGGGTGATATTATATGATGACAGATCGGGATAAAGTAGAAGTAGCCTATCCATTCAAAGGTGTAGAAAGAAGAGTGCTGGCTTATAATAACAAACTAATGCTTGTTGAACATTTAATAGCAAAAGGATCCCTATTTCCGCTGCATAGTCATTATCATGAACAAATCTTTTACATTACAGAAGGAAAAGTAAGGGTTATTTGCAACAATGAGGAGTACGAAGTAAAGGCCGGCGGGAGCTTTGTAATTCCTGGCGGGATAGAACATAGCGTATACGCTATTGAAGACACGGTTTCATTGGATATTTTCAATCCGGCCCGTGAAGATTATATGCCGCAGATAACTGTTTAAAATCAAAGGAGCAAACAATCGATGGATTTGATACTCAAGGGAAAAGTTGCGCTCATCACCGGTGGGAGTAAAGGAATCGGCCTTGAAACAGCGGTAATGTTTGCCAAAGAAGGCGCTATGGTTGCGATTTGCGCAAGAAATGAAGAGCAATTAACTACCGCTGCTGCGCATATCAGGAATCAATCCGGATCTGATGTACTTATGATAAAGGTAGACGTAACGAAGTCCGAGGATTGCGAAAAAGCGGTCGCCGATACTGTACTGCGCTTCGGTCGGCTGGATATTTTAGTCAATAACGCCGGAACCGCCGCTGCGAAGCCGTTTGAACAGATAGATGACGCGCTGTGGGCATCTGATCTGGATTTAAAGCTGTATGCTGCCATCCGCGTCTCTCGGGCCGCGATCCCTCATTTACGTAATGCCGGTGGAGGTGCAATCGTCAACGTCACTACTTCCTGGGCCAAGACGCCCCCTGCTTCGTCCATGCCGAGCTCTGTAAGCCGCGCCGCCGGGCAGGCTTTGACCAAAGCGATGAGCCGAGATCTGGCACCGGAGCAAATCCGGGTAAATACCGTATGTATCGGGACGATTCGAAGCGGGCAGATTGAGGAGCGATGGAAAAGGGAGGAACCGGGCCTCACTTGGGAACAATATGCCAGGGATTCCCGCCACCAGATTCCGCTTGGACGAATCGGAAATGCGGACGAGGCGGCCAAAGTCATTGTGTTTCTGGCATCCGAAGCGGCTTCCTACGTAACAGGGACCTCGATTAATATAGACGGCGGATCAGGTCCTGCTTTGTAATTAAAGCTCCAACCACAACGGAAAAATCATATCCCGTTATGCGGGAATCAAAGGGATGAGGGGGAACGCAATTTATACAATACAGCGTAATTGGAGCATCTAACAAGCATGCCAGTCTTATCATGGATAGCTTCCGAAGAGCGACAGGACAATCTCTTCTGGATGAACCGGTCTTTGCCGGCGCACCGTTTAAGCAATTGTTTCATGCTCCCTTCGTGGTGCTATCCCACGGAACAGAGGGTGATCCGATATTGAATTTTGGAAAGGCGGCACTGGAGCTATGGGAAATGAGTTGGGAGGCGTTTACACGCACACCGTCAAGGCTTACTGCGGAACCGCTGGAACGCGAGGAGCGGTCTAATTTTCTAAAAGCCGTAAGCGATAAAGGATTCATTGATGATTACACGGGAATCCGAATTTCCAGTTCTGGCCGGAGATTCCACATCATGAAAGCTACTGTGTGGAATTTGACGGACGAAACAGGAACCATTCGGGGGCAGGCCGCCACGTTTCGTGAGCATCGTTATATTTAACGACTCAAGCCGTTTACCTCCAATATAAGTATGGCCTTGAGCTTAATGAATTGCTCCACTCTGCTGAGCTATAACCGGACACTGTGATAAACCGATACACATTTGTTCCTCTTCACGGATAATATTTCTCTGTTACCTTGCCCAAGAACGAAAAATGGAGCATCTGCACCGCGGCAGTTTGCTCCACTATCGTTCCCCGTTACTTCAACAATCGTCTCTCGTTTATGTCTATTATGGTTGGCTGTCGAATGCTTATACTGTTCTCTTATAGTTTTCTTGCTTTAACTACAAAAGTTACAGGAAGCATCTTTGCTTTTTTTGCAAAATCGCTGTCCCGTGATTGTATAATTTCATCATCAGATTGCTCAATCATTTGTTCAATTACAAATCCCGCTTTTGCCAACGCATTCACATAAGTTGATAGTTTACGATCCGATAATGTTAGCTCACCTTCATCAAGAGATACCGAATACCAAGATTCATCGAAATAACACTTTTTAAAAACAAGCATATTATTCTCTGCAACAACACATTTATGTATAGGGTGAGACCAACTGAAAATAAATACGCCGTCTTTTTTAAGGTAAGAAGCGATCCGCCAAAAAGTACCCTCAAGGTCGGTGGTCCAGCCTATGGCATAAATTGAATAAACAAAGTCAAAATAATCTACTGGTATGCCACATTTTTCTTCCATGGGAGAACAGATTAATTTTGCTGAAAGACCGCACGCCGTCAAATGTTGCCTTGTCTTTTCGATTTGATTTTCTGATATATCCATACCCCATAGTTCGGATGCTTTGCGTTCCCCCAGATATTGCAAAGATTGACCGCTTCCACAGCCTATTTCCAGCATCTTTTTTCCTGAGACGTCGCCAAAAAGTTGGCATTTCTCTTCTGAGACAAATGCTCCATAAAAAGGAAGTGAGGTTGCTCCTAAAACATCATTTCCTTTTGTATCCCAAAATAAGCTGTTTGTTTTATGAACAACATTCTTATCCATGTCGACCGAGATGGCACCAACCTCGCCAGCGCCTATAATGTTTGTTCTATAAACAGAATTTTTGTCCATGCAGACACCCTCTCCAAAATTGTTTCCCTTTAGAATCTGACTCATTTAATCTCATTTTAAGTGATTCGTGTAATTTCTTATCTTCTTCGTTAAGGCGAGATAGTCGTGTCTCACTTATTCTGGATGCATAGGAAGCATCAAAAGGACCGCTACTCACTAATATTAATTTTCTAACCATTTCAGGATATAAGGCAGCAAAAATAAAACTTAGCCAAGCTCCCCATGAATAACCTACTAATTGGACAGACTCGTTACTATGTTCTCTAATGATTGCCTTCAACTCTAAAACCAATTCGGATATTGTTTTCTTATTTTGAAGTGCCTCGACAACACCGGATCTGAGCGATAATTCTCTTGCGAAAGGGGCCAATTCACCAGCAGCCCCAGGTCCTCCATGGACAAGAAACGCTTTAATTGGCTCAATGCCATAAGTTCTA
This is a stretch of genomic DNA from Paenibacillus sp. sptzw28. It encodes these proteins:
- the dmpG gene encoding 4-hydroxy-2-oxovalerate aldolase; its protein translation is MSTVLISDPTLRDGSHAVRHQLTREQMYNYMLIADAAGIPIIEVGHGNGLGASSLQLGESLVRDEEIFELASSTLRHTKIGIHVIPGVATINDLKAALDLGVHVVRVASHCTEADITKRHIEYALDRGREAYGVLMMSHMASIELLTQEALKMQSYGAHGVIIMDSAGVYLPEDVIERVKALTGTINIPVGFHAHNNLGHAIANSVAALSGGARILDGTIRGFGAGAGNAQLEVLIAVLNRLGYTTNIDLSKLLEGANIAEKTIIEKVPTINSTSVISGLAGVFSGFAKPVELLSQKYNVDPHKVFMELGRRKIIAGQEDMIIEVVHEIAESEAVVSN
- a CDS encoding cupin domain-containing protein — its product is MMTDRDKVEVAYPFKGVERRVLAYNNKLMLVEHLIAKGSLFPLHSHYHEQIFYITEGKVRVICNNEEYEVKAGGSFVIPGGIEHSVYAIEDTVSLDIFNPAREDYMPQITV
- a CDS encoding SDR family NAD(P)-dependent oxidoreductase codes for the protein MDLILKGKVALITGGSKGIGLETAVMFAKEGAMVAICARNEEQLTTAAAHIRNQSGSDVLMIKVDVTKSEDCEKAVADTVLRFGRLDILVNNAGTAAAKPFEQIDDALWASDLDLKLYAAIRVSRAAIPHLRNAGGGAIVNVTTSWAKTPPASSMPSSVSRAAGQALTKAMSRDLAPEQIRVNTVCIGTIRSGQIEERWKREEPGLTWEQYARDSRHQIPLGRIGNADEAAKVIVFLASEAASYVTGTSINIDGGSGPAL
- a CDS encoding MEKHLA domain-containing protein, which encodes MGASNKHASLIMDSFRRATGQSLLDEPVFAGAPFKQLFHAPFVVLSHGTEGDPILNFGKAALELWEMSWEAFTRTPSRLTAEPLEREERSNFLKAVSDKGFIDDYTGIRISSSGRRFHIMKATVWNLTDETGTIRGQAATFREHRYI
- a CDS encoding class I SAM-dependent methyltransferase; its protein translation is MDKNSVYRTNIIGAGEVGAISVDMDKNVVHKTNSLFWDTKGNDVLGATSLPFYGAFVSEEKCQLFGDVSGKKMLEIGCGSGQSLQYLGERKASELWGMDISENQIEKTRQHLTACGLSAKLICSPMEEKCGIPVDYFDFVYSIYAIGWTTDLEGTFWRIASYLKKDGVFIFSWSHPIHKCVVAENNMLVFKKCYFDESWYSVSLDEGELTLSDRKLSTYVNALAKAGFVIEQMIEQSDDEIIQSRDSDFAKKAKMLPVTFVVKARKL
- a CDS encoding alpha/beta fold hydrolase, producing MRKVRTYGIEPIKAFLVHGGPGAAGELAPFARELSLRSGVVEALQNKKTISELVLELKAIIREHSNESVQLVGYSWGAWLSFIFAALYPEMVRKLILVSSGPFDASYASRISETRLSRLNEEDKKLHESLKMRLNESDSKGKQFWRGCLHGQKFCL